In Deltaproteobacteria bacterium, the genomic window GGAAACCGTTTTTAGCTCAAAACGACAGTATCCCTGCCATCGCGCTCGGACAAAAAAACATTGATCTGCTCGGATCTGGCCGTGGGCACGGCTTTCCCGATAAAGTCAGCCTGAATCGGCAACTCGCGGTGACCGCGATCAATAAGGACCAACAGCTTCACGGCCCGGGGACGGCCAAAATCGAGCAAGGCTTCCAGGGCGCAGCGGACCGTGCGGCCAGTGAAAAGAACATCGTCCACCAAAATCAGCGTTTTCTCGTCCACGGAAAAATCGATGTGGGTGGCGTTGATGTTCGGCGTGGATGTCGTGGTGGTCCAGTCATCGCGGTACAAATTGATATCCAGCTCTCCACAAGGCACCGCGAAACCGATCCGGCTGGAAAGTAGCCGACCCAGACGACCAGCCAGATCCACGCCACGACGCTGGATTCCAATCAAGGCCAGGGAGCGGTGATCGACGACATCCTCCACGATTTGGCAGGCCAGCCTGTCCAGGGACCGTCCGATATCGGCGGCGGTCATGATTTCCTTGGCGTTTTTTATATCCACAAGTCCCCTCCGTCCGAACTCATCAGAATCATTGAATCCTAAGCGGCCCGTGTTGTAATTGCAAGAAAATCGTCCTATACACTGCGGAATTCAAACAATGTCGGGGAGGTAGCATGGGCAGCGACAATCTTTTCTTTCTGGAGCTCATCGAATGGTTTGACGAAACCGGGAACGAAATCGCGCACCGATTCCCTCGGGAAGGCTCCGGGGAAATCAAATACGGCGCCCAGATGGTCGTGCGCGACTCCCAGGCCGGCATCTTTTTCTATAACGGCAAGGCTGTCCATGTTTTTGGCCCGGGACGACACACCCTCAAAACAGCCAACATCCCCATTCTCAACAAAATCATGGGCATCCCCTGGGGGCTGGAGAGCCCACTCCGGGCCGAGGCCTATCTGGTCAACACCAAGGTCTTCACCAACCTCAAATGGGGCACTCGCGAACCCGTGGCCTTCAAGGACTCCGAACTGGGCGTGATTCGGCTGCGGGCCTATGGCATGTTCAACATCCAGGTTGTCCAGCCCTTGCTCTTTATCAATTCCCTGGTTGGAACCATGGCCTCCTTCTCGGTTTCGAACTTGAACGAGTACCTGGGCAAGGTCATCGTGTCGTCCTTCAACGATTTTCTGGGCGAAAACATGGATACCATCCTCAACCTGCCCAATCGCTACGAGGAATGGTCGGCCGGGCTCAGGGAACGCCTACAAAGTGATTTTCTGCAATTTGGCCTTTCCCTGACCCAACTCTACATCAATTCCATCACGCCACCGCCCGAAGTGCAAAGAGCCTTGGACGACAAGACCAAGCTAGGCATGTTTGACGACATGAACAAGCTCATGCAGCTCAAGGCGGCCACGGCCATGGAAAAGGCGGCTGAAAATCAAGGCTCGGCTGGAGAATCCATGGGCATGGGC contains:
- the pyrR gene encoding bifunctional pyr operon transcriptional regulator/uracil phosphoribosyltransferase PyrR encodes the protein MTAADIGRSLDRLACQIVEDVVDHRSLALIGIQRRGVDLAGRLGRLLSSRIGFAVPCGELDINLYRDDWTTTTSTPNINATHIDFSVDEKTLILVDDVLFTGRTVRCALEALLDFGRPRAVKLLVLIDRGHRELPIQADFIGKAVPTARSEQINVFLSERDGRDTVVLS
- a CDS encoding SPFH domain-containing protein, with the translated sequence MGSDNLFFLELIEWFDETGNEIAHRFPREGSGEIKYGAQMVVRDSQAGIFFYNGKAVHVFGPGRHTLKTANIPILNKIMGIPWGLESPLRAEAYLVNTKVFTNLKWGTREPVAFKDSELGVIRLRAYGMFNIQVVQPLLFINSLVGTMASFSVSNLNEYLGKVIVSSFNDFLGENMDTILNLPNRYEEWSAGLRERLQSDFLQFGLSLTQLYINSITPPPEVQRALDDKTKLGMFDDMNKLMQLKAATAMEKAAENQGSAGESMGMGVGFMMPALMAQAMQQMTRQPDPGTAPKGLTCPKCGQAIHERDSFCASCGHHLLVFEKCAACGKNLSPGSRFCPSCGKPVNDTPKPVTCPTCGQENLPSATFCNHCGERIKFA